From the Plasmodium malariae genome assembly, chromosome: 2 genome, one window contains:
- the PmUG01_02010100 gene encoding tryptophan-rich protein — protein sequence MKEIFIFSCLTSVFVIVIPSFFLIHDSAAAHQASYPNIQCQNPNVAPLALPPAISTPYQPVEEERNTDEIDPDEVENWMNSIDTIWNQYTKELGAQVEQSEKRKEQEWNDWIYNLKDQWKDFNNFVEQKKKRWIHKKEQDWSAWIKQMENKWITYKEKMDTRLRHASQERPMTQSELRNLEDDIKEEVKKRMIKDYKRWVSISEANLYKWIKKDWEKWKKNKLDEWNKKEWKVSEENYWANKDNQLICGDQFYFLKRKKKNAWEERIKREKEQWNALTRKIEEGYIDKPHNEWEEWKNYKSTWYFKWMKYFLQNFVYSKPINPYF from the exons atgaaagaaatatttatattttcgtGTTTAACATCAGTATTTGTTATCGTAATcccttccttttttttaattcatgaTTCTGCa GCCGCTCATCAAGCGAGTTACCCCAATATACAGTGCCAAAATCCTAATGTTGCTCCCTTGGCACTTCCTCCGGCAATTTCTACACCATATCAGCCTGTTGAAGAGGAAAGGAATACAGATGAAATAGATCCGGATGAAGTGGAAAATTGGATGAATTCAATAGATACAATATGGAATCAGTATACAAAAGAATTGGGAGCTCAAGTAGAGCAAtctgaaaaaagaaaagagcaAGAATGGAATGATTggatatataatttgaagGATCAGTGGAAGGACTTCAATAATTTTGtcgaacaaaaaaaaaaaaggtggatccataaaaaagaacaagaTTGGAGTGCATGGATTAAGCAGATGGAAAATAAATGGATAacttataaagaaaaaatggataCAAGATTGAGACATGCATCCCAGGAAAGACCAATGACACAGTCGGAACTTAGGAATTTGGAAGATGATATTAAagaagaagtaaaaaaaagaatgataaAAGATTATAAAAGATGGGTTAGTATAAGTGAAGCCAATTTATATAAGTGGATAAAGAAAGATTgggaaaaatggaaaaaaaataaattggatgaatggaataaaaaagagTGGAAAGTTAGCGAAGAAAATTATTGGGCAAATAAAGATAATCAGTTAATATGTGGAGAtcagttttattttttaaaacgtaagaagaaaaatgcaTGGGAAGAGAGaattaaaagagaaaaggaACAGTGGAACGCTTTAACAAGAAAGATTGAAGAAGGATATATAGATAAACCTCACAACGAATGGGAAGaatggaaaaattataaaagtacTTGGTATTTTAAATGGATGAAATATTTCCttcaaaattttgtatattcgAAGCCAATAAATCCGtatttctaa